The Streptomyces sp. NL15-2K genome contains a region encoding:
- a CDS encoding bifunctional nuclease family protein produces the protein MNELDVVGVRVEMPSNQPIVLLREVGGDRYLPIWIGPGEATAIAFAQQGMAPARPLTHDLFKDVLEAVGQELTEVRITDLREGVFYAELVFASGVEVSARPSDAIALALRTGTPIYGSDGVLDDAGIAIPDEQEDEVEKFREFLDQISPEDFGSSSQ, from the coding sequence GTGAACGAGCTCGATGTCGTAGGTGTCCGGGTCGAAATGCCCTCCAACCAACCGATCGTGCTCCTGCGTGAAGTGGGAGGCGACCGTTACCTCCCCATCTGGATCGGGCCCGGGGAGGCCACGGCGATCGCCTTCGCCCAGCAGGGCATGGCTCCCGCCCGACCGCTGACCCACGACCTGTTCAAGGACGTGCTGGAGGCCGTCGGCCAGGAGCTCACCGAAGTGCGCATCACGGACCTGCGTGAGGGCGTCTTCTACGCGGAGCTGGTGTTCGCCAGTGGGGTCGAGGTGAGCGCACGGCCGTCCGACGCCATAGCGCTGGCCCTGCGCACCGGGACGCCGATCTACGGCAGTGACGGTGTGCTCGACGACGCGGGCATCGCGATTCCGGACGAGCAGGAGGACGAGGTGGAGAAGTTCCGCGAATTCCTCGACCAGATCTCTCCAGAGGACTTCGGCTCCAGCAGTCAGTGA
- a CDS encoding PRC-barrel domain-containing protein produces MQTDIDPRNLIGRKVFDRNGTKIGTIDEIYLDDATGVPEWAAIRTGLFSRDAFVPLEPSELREGTLHVPFDRALIKDAPDFGVGRHLSPEQELQLYHHYGLDVAAPRTLPDHDFGKVAGTDES; encoded by the coding sequence GTGCAGACCGACATCGATCCGCGCAACCTGATAGGCCGCAAGGTGTTCGACCGCAATGGCACCAAGATCGGCACGATCGACGAGATCTACCTCGACGACGCGACCGGCGTTCCCGAGTGGGCGGCCATACGCACCGGCCTGTTCAGCAGGGACGCCTTCGTCCCCTTGGAGCCCAGCGAGCTGAGAGAGGGCACCCTGCACGTCCCCTTCGACCGCGCCCTGATCAAGGACGCCCCCGACTTCGGCGTGGGCCGCCACCTCTCCCCGGAACAGGAACTCCAGCTCTACCACCACTACGGCCTCGACGTGGCCGCTCCCCGCACGCTCCCGGACCACGACTTCGGCAAAGTGGCAGGCACGGACGAATCCTGA
- a CDS encoding PTS glucose transporter subunit IIA → MTTVTSPLAGRAIGLAAVPDPVFSGAMVGPGTAIDPVREPSEAVAPVDGVIVSLHPHAFVVVDEQGHGVLTHLGIDTVQLNGEGFELLVNKGDNVTRGQSVVRWNPAAVVAAGKSPVCPVVALEATAEALAELREDGDVKAGDSLFVWK, encoded by the coding sequence ATGACCACCGTGACGTCCCCTCTTGCCGGACGCGCCATCGGACTGGCAGCAGTGCCGGATCCGGTTTTCTCCGGGGCCATGGTCGGCCCGGGCACGGCCATCGACCCCGTCCGTGAGCCTTCCGAGGCTGTCGCGCCCGTGGACGGAGTCATCGTCTCGCTGCACCCGCACGCTTTCGTCGTCGTCGACGAACAGGGACACGGTGTACTCACCCACCTCGGCATCGACACGGTGCAGCTCAATGGTGAGGGCTTCGAGCTGCTCGTGAACAAGGGTGACAACGTCACGCGCGGTCAGAGCGTGGTGCGCTGGAACCCGGCTGCGGTCGTGGCCGCCGGCAAGTCTCCTGTCTGCCCGGTCGTGGCGCTGGAGGCCACGGCTGAGGCGCTCGCCGAGCTCCGTGAGGACGGCGATGTGAAAGCAGGCGACAGTCTTTTCGTCTGGAAGTGA
- a CDS encoding MerR family transcriptional regulator, producing the protein MRSSGDGTTGGAPGRSLGESGPYPLHGSAADHAPQRPTAVPSSGGATSMASEQIGYRGPTACAAAGITYRQLDYWARTGLVEPSVRPAHGSGTQRLYSFRDVVVLKIVKRFLDTGVSLQNIRTAVQHLRERGFRDLERMTLMSDGATVYECTSPDEVHALLQGGQGIFGIAVGVVWRDVESALSQLHGERVDTGETLVGHNPADELARRRNRAV; encoded by the coding sequence GTGAGAAGCAGCGGCGACGGTACGACTGGGGGTGCCCCCGGACGCAGTCTCGGGGAGAGCGGTCCGTATCCGCTTCACGGCAGCGCGGCCGATCACGCTCCGCAGCGACCGACGGCCGTGCCGAGCAGCGGAGGGGCGACGTCCATGGCGTCCGAGCAGATCGGCTACCGCGGTCCGACGGCCTGTGCGGCCGCCGGGATCACCTACCGGCAACTGGACTACTGGGCCCGCACCGGGCTCGTCGAACCGAGCGTACGGCCCGCCCACGGGTCCGGGACGCAGCGTCTGTACAGCTTCCGGGACGTCGTCGTCCTCAAGATCGTCAAGAGGTTCCTCGACACCGGTGTGTCGCTGCAGAACATCCGCACCGCCGTCCAGCACCTCAGGGAGCGCGGCTTCCGTGACCTGGAACGCATGACGCTGATGAGCGACGGCGCCACGGTCTACGAATGCACCTCGCCCGACGAGGTCCACGCACTGCTCCAGGGCGGCCAGGGCATCTTCGGAATCGCCGTCGGTGTGGTGTGGCGGGACGTCGAGAGCGCTCTCTCGCAGCTGCACGGGGAGCGGGTCGACACCGGGGAGACCCTCGTCGGGCACAACCCCGCGGACGAGTTGGCGCGGCGGCGCAACCGGGCGGTCTGA
- a CDS encoding DUF881 domain-containing protein: protein MSKRDENPGNRLRRELPEEVPAAASPPAGNASDAEPQLTGRQRLVKGLWPPRVTRAQLIVAVLLFGLGFGLAVQVASNSDSDSALRGARQEDLVRILDELDDRTQRLEDEKQGLEKQRDELENSSDQAEEARKQTVEKERQLGILAGTVAAQGPGITMTIDDTKGTVEANMLLDAVQELRAAGAEAIQVNGVRVVAGTYLTDSGKSVSVDGNKINAPYRFKVIGKPQDLEPALNIPGGVVQTLEKEQATVTVERSDKIVVDALRAAKRPDYARSSSQ from the coding sequence ATGAGCAAGCGGGACGAGAATCCTGGCAACAGGCTGCGCAGGGAACTGCCCGAAGAGGTGCCGGCGGCGGCTTCTCCTCCGGCCGGGAACGCCTCCGATGCGGAGCCGCAGCTGACCGGCCGGCAACGTCTGGTGAAGGGGTTGTGGCCGCCGCGTGTCACGCGTGCCCAACTCATCGTCGCCGTGCTGTTGTTCGGCCTGGGGTTCGGTCTGGCCGTCCAGGTGGCGTCGAACAGTGACAGCGACAGTGCTCTACGGGGTGCGCGTCAGGAAGATCTTGTTCGCATCCTCGACGAACTGGACGACCGTACTCAGCGTCTTGAAGACGAGAAGCAGGGTCTCGAGAAGCAGCGGGACGAGCTGGAGAACAGTTCGGACCAGGCCGAAGAGGCCCGCAAGCAGACGGTCGAGAAGGAGAGGCAGCTCGGCATCCTCGCGGGAACGGTGGCCGCGCAGGGGCCCGGCATCACCATGACCATCGATGACACGAAGGGGACGGTCGAGGCGAACATGCTGCTCGACGCGGTCCAGGAACTTCGCGCGGCCGGGGCGGAGGCGATCCAGGTGAACGGCGTACGAGTCGTCGCGGGCACGTACCTGACCGACTCGGGCAAGAGCGTGAGTGTCGACGGGAACAAGATCAACGCCCCCTATCGTTTCAAGGTCATCGGCAAGCCGCAGGATCTCGAACCGGCGCTCAACATCCCTGGAGGCGTGGTGCAGACTCTTGAGAAGGAGCAGGCCACCGTGACCGTCGAGCGGTCGGACAAGATCGTCGTGGACGCCTTGCGAGCAGCGAAGCGGCCTGACTACGCTCGGTCGTCCTCCCAGTGA
- a CDS encoding mannose-1-phosphate guanyltransferase, producing the protein MKAVVMAGGEGTRLRPMTSSMPKPLLPVANRPIMEHVLRLLKRHGLNETVVTVQFLASLVKNYFGDGEELGMELSYANEEKPLGTAGSVKNAEEALKDDAFLVISGDALTDFDLTELINFHKEKGALVTVCLTRVPNPLEFGITIVDEEGKVERFLEKPTWGQVFSDTVNTGIYVMEPEVFDYVEPDVPVDWSGDVFPQLMKEGKPVYGYVAEGYWEDVGTHESYVKAQADVLEGKVDVEIDGFEISPGVWVAEGAEVHPDAVLRGPLYIGDYAKVEAGAEIREHSVVGSNVVVKTGAFLHKAVVHDNVYVGQHSNLRGCVVGKNTDIMRAARIEDGAVIGDECLIGEESIVQGNVRVYPFKTIEAGAFVNTSVIWESRGQAHLFGARGVSGILNVEITPELAVRLAGAYATTLKKGSTVTTARDHSRGARALKRAVISALQASAIDVRDLENVPLPVARQQTGRGSAGGIMIRTTPGVPDSVDIMFFDGRGADLSQASQRKLDRVFARQEYRRAFPGEIGDLHFPASVFDSYTGSLLRNVDTTGIAESGLKVVVDASNGSAGLVLPSLLGKLGVDSLTINPGLNESRPTETADMRRSGLVRLGEIAASSGAAFGVRFDPVGERLSLVDEKGRIIEDDRALLVMLDLVAAERRSGRVALPVTTTRIAEQVAAYHGTQVEWTTTSPDDLTRVGRDDTTIFGGDGKGGFIVPEFSSVFDGAAAFVRLIGLVARTQLTLSQIDARIPRAHVLKRDLATPWAVKGLVMRRVVEAAGDRFVDTTDGVRVVETDGRWVMVLPDPAEAVTHLWAEGPDDASAQALLDEWSAVVDSAGR; encoded by the coding sequence ATGAAGGCCGTCGTGATGGCCGGAGGCGAAGGCACGCGCCTTCGTCCAATGACCTCAAGCATGCCCAAGCCGCTCCTGCCGGTGGCCAACCGGCCGATCATGGAGCACGTTCTGCGGCTGCTCAAAAGGCATGGGCTCAACGAGACCGTCGTTACCGTCCAGTTCCTGGCGTCACTGGTAAAGAACTACTTCGGTGACGGTGAAGAGCTCGGAATGGAGCTCAGCTATGCCAATGAGGAGAAGCCACTCGGTACCGCCGGAAGCGTCAAGAACGCCGAGGAGGCGTTGAAGGACGATGCCTTCCTTGTCATCTCCGGTGATGCCCTGACCGACTTCGATCTCACCGAGCTCATCAATTTCCACAAGGAAAAAGGTGCCCTGGTCACCGTCTGTCTGACGCGTGTGCCCAATCCATTGGAATTCGGCATCACGATCGTCGACGAGGAGGGCAAGGTCGAGCGCTTCCTGGAGAAGCCGACCTGGGGCCAGGTTTTCTCGGACACCGTGAACACGGGTATCTACGTGATGGAGCCCGAGGTCTTCGACTATGTCGAACCCGATGTGCCCGTGGACTGGTCCGGCGACGTCTTTCCTCAGTTGATGAAGGAGGGCAAGCCGGTTTACGGCTATGTGGCCGAGGGCTACTGGGAGGACGTCGGTACCCACGAGAGCTACGTGAAGGCGCAGGCCGACGTCCTGGAGGGCAAGGTCGACGTCGAGATCGACGGTTTCGAGATCTCGCCGGGTGTGTGGGTGGCCGAGGGCGCCGAGGTGCATCCGGACGCGGTTCTGCGTGGTCCTCTCTACATCGGGGACTACGCCAAGGTCGAAGCCGGCGCCGAAATCCGGGAGCACTCGGTCGTCGGCTCGAACGTCGTCGTGAAAACCGGGGCGTTTCTGCACAAGGCCGTTGTGCATGACAACGTGTACGTCGGCCAGCACAGCAATCTCCGCGGCTGTGTCGTCGGAAAGAACACCGACATCATGCGCGCGGCCCGGATCGAGGACGGCGCCGTCATCGGGGACGAGTGCTTGATCGGTGAGGAATCGATCGTTCAGGGCAACGTGCGGGTCTACCCGTTCAAGACGATCGAGGCCGGCGCGTTCGTCAACACGTCGGTCATCTGGGAGTCCAGGGGGCAGGCGCATCTCTTCGGCGCCCGCGGAGTCTCCGGGATCTTGAACGTGGAGATCACGCCCGAACTCGCCGTCCGTCTGGCCGGCGCCTACGCGACGACCCTCAAGAAGGGCTCGACCGTCACGACGGCCCGCGACCACTCCCGTGGTGCCCGTGCGCTGAAGCGGGCGGTCATCTCCGCCTTGCAGGCCAGCGCCATCGACGTACGCGACCTGGAGAACGTACCGCTGCCCGTGGCCCGGCAGCAGACCGGTCGGGGCAGTGCCGGCGGGATCATGATCCGGACCACGCCGGGCGTGCCGGACTCCGTGGACATCATGTTCTTCGACGGCAGGGGGGCCGACCTCTCCCAGGCGAGTCAGCGCAAGCTGGACCGGGTGTTCGCGCGGCAGGAGTACCGGCGGGCGTTCCCAGGCGAGATCGGGGATCTGCACTTCCCGGCCAGCGTCTTCGATTCGTACACCGGCTCGTTGTTGCGGAACGTCGATACGACGGGAATCGCCGAGTCGGGGCTCAAGGTCGTCGTCGACGCCTCGAACGGCAGCGCAGGGCTCGTGCTGCCCAGCCTGCTCGGCAAGCTCGGTGTGGACTCGCTCACCATCAATCCCGGTCTGAACGAATCGCGGCCGACGGAGACGGCCGACATGCGTCGGTCGGGGCTGGTGCGGCTCGGTGAGATCGCGGCGTCCTCGGGCGCCGCCTTCGGAGTGCGCTTCGACCCCGTCGGTGAGCGGCTGTCGCTGGTGGACGAGAAGGGCCGCATCATCGAGGACGACCGGGCGCTGCTCGTGATGCTCGATCTGGTCGCCGCGGAGCGGCGCAGCGGCCGGGTGGCTCTGCCGGTGACCACTACGAGGATCGCCGAGCAGGTGGCGGCGTATCACGGCACGCAGGTGGAGTGGACGACGACGTCTCCCGACGATCTGACCCGGGTCGGGCGCGACGACACGACCATCTTCGGCGGTGACGGCAAGGGTGGCTTCATCGTCCCCGAGTTCAGCAGTGTCTTCGACGGCGCGGCGGCCTTCGTACGGCTGATCGGGCTGGTGGCACGGACGCAGTTGACGCTCAGCCAGATCGATGCGCGGATACCGCGAGCGCACGTGCTCAAGCGTGATCTGGCGACTCCCTGGGCCGTGAAGGGGCTTGTGATGCGGCGGGTCGTGGAGGCGGCCGGAGATCGCTTCGTGGACACCACCGACGGTGTGAGGGTCGTCGAGACCGACGGGCGCTGGGTGATGGTGCTGCCCGACCCGGCCGAGGCGGTCACCCACCTGTGGGCGGAGGGGCCGGACGACGCCTCGGCGCAGGCTCTGCTCGACGAGTGGTCGGCGGTCGTGGACAGCGCCGGGCGCTGA
- a CDS encoding MerR family transcriptional regulator yields the protein MVQTPSGGAGHGIAAADSGLMSIGTVLNVLREEFPEVTISKIRFLESEGLIEPQRTPSGYRKFSAEDVERLGHVLRMQRDHYLPLKVIREYLDAMERGEAVQLPALGRQRDGEAVPEAVEGPTAVRIGRDELMAAAEIGEQELQEWESYGLISPLPDGAYDAEAATVASLVAELGRFGIEPRHLRVMKAAADREAGLVDQVVAPLKRHRNPQTRAHAEARTKELAGLTVKLHAALVQTALGVRLP from the coding sequence ATGGTTCAAACACCGAGCGGCGGTGCCGGGCACGGCATCGCCGCCGCGGACAGTGGGCTGATGAGCATCGGCACGGTGCTGAACGTGCTGCGTGAGGAGTTCCCCGAAGTCACCATCTCCAAGATCCGTTTCCTGGAGTCGGAGGGGCTCATCGAGCCGCAGCGGACCCCCTCGGGGTATCGCAAGTTCAGCGCCGAGGACGTCGAGCGCCTCGGTCACGTCCTGAGGATGCAGCGGGACCACTATCTGCCGCTCAAGGTGATCCGTGAGTACCTCGACGCCATGGAGCGCGGCGAAGCCGTACAGCTGCCGGCGCTGGGCCGCCAGCGCGACGGCGAGGCCGTTCCGGAGGCTGTCGAAGGGCCGACGGCGGTCCGGATCGGGCGGGACGAGCTGATGGCCGCCGCCGAGATCGGTGAGCAGGAGCTTCAGGAGTGGGAGTCGTACGGGCTCATCAGCCCGCTGCCGGACGGAGCGTACGACGCGGAGGCGGCCACCGTCGCCTCGCTCGTCGCCGAGCTGGGGCGATTCGGGATCGAGCCGCGGCATCTGCGCGTGATGAAGGCCGCGGCCGACCGCGAGGCGGGGCTCGTGGACCAAGTGGTCGCCCCGCTCAAGCGCCACCGCAACCCCCAGACCAGGGCGCATGCCGAGGCGCGTACGAAGGAACTGGCCGGGCTCACGGTGAAACTGCACGCCGCACTGGTACAGACCGCCCTCGGAGTGCGGCTGCCCTGA
- a CDS encoding DNA polymerase IV, which yields MRSAPTILHLDMDAFFASAEQGSKPSLRGKAVIVGGLGPRGVVATASYEARVFGVHSAMPMAQARRLAPNAAYLVPRFAFYRTISDQVMGLLRALSPLVEPLSLDEAFVDLEAGEAAWDEQSARLVGVKLRADIRAVTGLTGSVGLAASKMLAKIASEQAKPDGLVVIEPGTERALLGPLTVRTLPGVGPATGDHLRRAGITTVEEIVEAGEDELVRLLGKAHGHGLYTMALARDERPVVAERETKSVSVEDTYDIDIHDRVRVGMEVQRLADRCVRRLRGAGLSGRTIVLKVRRYDFSTLTRSETLRGPTDDPAVVREAAARLLDSVDTTGGVRLLGVGVSGLADYTQEDLFAQAAGERADAPVDEAEDAPVQEPEVPVERRWPAGHDVRHAEYGHGWVQGSGLGRVTVRFETPDSEPGRVRTFRVDDPDLEPAEPLPLVRGRSGEGGVVVDGGGVRSG from the coding sequence GTGAGAAGCGCGCCCACGATCCTGCATCTCGACATGGATGCCTTCTTCGCCTCGGCGGAGCAGGGGTCCAAGCCGAGCCTGCGCGGGAAGGCCGTCATCGTGGGCGGGCTGGGGCCGCGTGGGGTGGTGGCCACGGCTTCGTACGAGGCACGGGTTTTCGGGGTTCACTCGGCGATGCCGATGGCTCAGGCCCGCCGGCTCGCGCCGAACGCCGCGTATCTCGTGCCGCGCTTCGCGTTCTACCGGACGATCAGCGACCAGGTGATGGGGCTGCTGCGGGCGCTGTCCCCGCTCGTGGAGCCGCTGAGCCTGGATGAGGCGTTCGTGGATCTGGAGGCCGGGGAAGCGGCCTGGGACGAGCAGTCTGCGCGGCTGGTGGGGGTGAAGCTGCGCGCCGACATACGGGCCGTCACCGGGCTGACCGGCTCGGTGGGGCTCGCCGCCTCCAAGATGCTCGCCAAGATCGCCTCGGAACAGGCCAAGCCCGACGGGCTGGTGGTGATCGAGCCGGGGACCGAGCGGGCGCTGCTCGGGCCTCTTACCGTGCGGACCCTGCCGGGGGTGGGGCCGGCGACGGGGGACCATCTGCGGCGGGCCGGGATCACCACGGTCGAGGAGATCGTGGAGGCGGGCGAGGACGAGCTCGTACGGCTGCTGGGGAAGGCCCATGGGCACGGGCTCTACACCATGGCGCTGGCGCGGGACGAGCGGCCCGTGGTGGCCGAGCGGGAGACGAAGTCGGTGTCCGTGGAGGACACCTACGACATCGACATCCACGACCGGGTCCGGGTGGGGATGGAGGTGCAGCGGCTGGCCGACCGGTGCGTGCGGCGGCTGCGGGGCGCGGGGCTGTCCGGGCGGACGATCGTGCTGAAGGTGCGGAGGTACGACTTCTCGACGCTGACCAGGTCCGAGACGTTGCGTGGGCCCACGGACGATCCGGCGGTCGTGCGTGAGGCTGCGGCCCGGCTGCTGGACTCCGTGGACACGACGGGTGGCGTACGGCTGCTGGGCGTGGGGGTCAGCGGGCTTGCCGACTACACGCAGGAGGATCTGTTCGCGCAGGCGGCGGGAGAGCGGGCGGATGCGCCCGTGGACGAGGCCGAGGATGCGCCTGTCCAGGAGCCCGAGGTGCCTGTGGAGCGGCGGTGGCCTGCGGGGCACGATGTGCGGCATGCGGAGTACGGGCATGGGTGGGTGCAGGGGAGTGGGCTGGGGAGGGTGACCGTGCGGTTCGAGACGCCTGATTCGGAGCCGGGGCGGGTGCGGACGTTTCGGGTTGACGACCCTGATCTGGAGCCGGCGGAGCCGTTGCCCTTGGTGCGGGGGAGATCTGGGGAGGGTGGGGTTGTGGTGGACGGCGGTGGGGTGCGTTCGGGTTAG
- a CDS encoding CDP-alcohol phosphatidyltransferase family protein → MEVQETRVQTDRVLTIPNILSMARLVGVPVFLWLILRPEFGGPKSDGWALLVLALSGISDYLDGKLARRWNQISSLGRLLDPAADRLYILSTLIGLTWREILPIWLTAVLLARELVLLVMVGILRRHGYPPPQVNFLGKAATFNLMYAFPLLLLSDGSGWISSLAAIFGWAFAGWGTTLYWWAGVLYVVQVRRLVRADAMTD, encoded by the coding sequence GTGGAGGTCCAGGAGACCCGCGTACAGACGGACCGGGTCCTCACCATCCCCAACATCCTCAGCATGGCGCGGCTCGTCGGCGTGCCGGTCTTCCTGTGGCTCATCCTCCGGCCCGAGTTCGGCGGCCCCAAGAGTGATGGCTGGGCGCTGCTGGTCCTGGCTCTGAGCGGGATCAGTGACTACCTGGACGGCAAGCTCGCTCGGCGTTGGAACCAGATCAGCAGCCTTGGCCGGCTTCTGGACCCCGCGGCCGACCGCCTCTACATTCTCTCGACTTTGATCGGCCTCACCTGGCGCGAGATTCTGCCAATCTGGTTGACTGCTGTACTTTTGGCGCGAGAGCTGGTTCTGCTGGTGATGGTGGGCATCCTCAGACGTCATGGCTATCCGCCGCCGCAGGTGAACTTCCTGGGCAAGGCAGCGACGTTCAACCTGATGTATGCCTTCCCGTTGCTGTTGCTCAGTGACGGAAGTGGATGGATCTCGTCACTCGCTGCTATTTTCGGATGGGCGTTCGCCGGATGGGGTACAACGCTGTACTGGTGGGCAGGAGTTCTCTACGTCGTACAAGTCCGCCGCCTGGTTCGTGCGGACGCCATGACCGACTGA
- a CDS encoding DUF881 domain-containing protein yields the protein MCGMPQQPPVRSTPTRASRPDASMSLLTNVMDHSLDDGYAEAAARKRASGDGGMPKTLRAKLGLAAGLVLAALVVTVGAAQARVAAPAVAKEREELIDRIDRETEAADKLEDSVDKLRDNVSARQREALKKTGDSDQTELLGLLAGSTEVRGPGVKLVVDDAKEATTEGDGDPRETSGFSDTGRVRDRDMQRVVNGLWESGAEAVSINGQRLTTLSAIRAAGEAILVDNKPLVPPYTVLAVGDGKGMSGRFQNSADGLYLHALQENFGIRTAISVEDDLRLPAAPSVTVRTAQQKTEKGTS from the coding sequence ATGTGCGGCATGCCGCAGCAGCCCCCCGTTCGGAGCACCCCCACGCGCGCGTCGCGTCCGGACGCGTCCATGTCGCTGCTCACCAACGTCATGGACCACAGCCTCGACGACGGCTACGCCGAAGCGGCCGCCCGGAAGAGGGCCAGTGGCGACGGCGGCATGCCGAAGACTCTCAGGGCGAAGCTCGGTCTGGCCGCCGGCCTGGTGCTCGCGGCTCTGGTGGTGACCGTCGGCGCGGCACAGGCGAGGGTCGCGGCGCCCGCCGTGGCCAAGGAGCGCGAGGAACTGATCGACCGCATCGACCGGGAGACCGAGGCGGCGGACAAACTCGAGGACTCCGTCGACAAGCTGCGGGACAACGTGAGCGCGCGGCAGCGCGAGGCCCTCAAGAAGACCGGCGACAGTGACCAGACGGAGCTCTTGGGGCTTCTGGCGGGTTCGACCGAGGTGCGCGGCCCCGGCGTGAAACTGGTCGTGGACGACGCCAAGGAAGCCACCACGGAAGGTGACGGCGACCCGCGGGAGACCTCGGGGTTCTCCGACACCGGGCGGGTGCGCGACCGTGACATGCAGCGCGTGGTCAACGGCCTGTGGGAGTCGGGCGCGGAGGCCGTCTCCATCAACGGGCAGCGGTTGACGACGCTGTCGGCGATCAGGGCCGCGGGTGAGGCGATACTGGTCGACAACAAGCCGCTGGTTCCGCCGTATACGGTGCTTGCCGTGGGGGACGGCAAGGGGATGAGCGGCAGATTCCAGAACAGCGCCGACGGGCTGTATCTGCACGCGCTGCAGGAGAACTTCGGCATCCGGACCGCCATCTCCGTGGAGGACGACCTCCGGCTGCCCGCCGCACCGAGTGTGACCGTACGTACAGCACAGCAGAAAACCGAGAAGGGCACATCGTGA
- a CDS encoding small basic family protein — protein MIAVLGLVVGVVAGLLVRPEVPAVVEPYLPIAVVAALDAVFGGLRAMLDGIFDDKVFVVSFLSNVVVAALIVFLGDKLGVGAQLSTGVVVVLGIRIFSNAAAIRRHVFRA, from the coding sequence GTGATCGCCGTACTGGGCCTCGTCGTCGGAGTCGTGGCCGGCCTTTTGGTCCGGCCTGAGGTTCCGGCGGTCGTCGAGCCTTATCTGCCGATCGCCGTCGTGGCGGCACTCGACGCCGTCTTCGGAGGTCTGCGGGCCATGCTCGACGGCATCTTCGACGACAAGGTCTTCGTCGTGTCGTTCTTGTCGAACGTGGTCGTGGCCGCGCTGATCGTGTTCCTGGGCGACAAGCTGGGCGTGGGAGCCCAGCTGTCCACCGGTGTCGTCGTCGTCCTCGGGATCCGTATCTTCTCGAACGCCGCAGCGATCCGCCGGCACGTGTTCCGGGCGTGA
- a CDS encoding FHA domain-containing protein: protein MGGAWWKLSGGYGRCEDVRVDRCVQSGFVLPHGRVCFGQGESPVKLFAKLFGKSAREGSDNATARHRAQPDAEGQRPLFRDQVGGPGGDIPGGQGAPSVDPAQSGGIGFGQPSTSSTGGGFSADPYASHAPGGQPRQEDPSMSALVCTRCGNRNAENSRFCSNCGAPLRAGAAAERPSETTSTISISGLEAYDAEATGQTPIPMLSPEAQAAVDALPLGSALLVVRRGPNSGSRFLLDGDLTTAGRHPQSDIFLDDVTVSRRHVEFRRGPDGSFTVADVGSLNGTYVNRERIDQVALNNGDEVQIGKYRLVFYASQRGY from the coding sequence ATGGGTGGTGCGTGGTGGAAACTGTCTGGTGGATACGGACGTTGTGAGGATGTCCGGGTCGACCGGTGTGTTCAATCAGGGTTCGTCCTGCCCCACGGGCGGGTCTGTTTCGGTCAAGGGGAATCGCCCGTGAAGTTGTTTGCGAAGTTGTTCGGCAAGAGCGCGCGAGAGGGCAGCGACAACGCGACCGCTCGTCATCGCGCACAGCCTGACGCAGAGGGCCAGCGCCCGCTGTTCCGGGATCAGGTCGGTGGTCCGGGCGGTGACATTCCCGGAGGTCAGGGCGCGCCGTCTGTTGACCCTGCCCAGTCCGGAGGCATAGGTTTCGGGCAACCGTCAACCTCAAGTACGGGTGGAGGGTTTTCCGCAGACCCGTACGCGTCCCATGCCCCCGGGGGGCAGCCGCGGCAGGAGGATCCGTCCATGTCGGCCCTGGTGTGTACGAGGTGCGGTAACCGCAACGCGGAGAACAGCCGCTTCTGCTCCAACTGCGGCGCGCCGCTGCGGGCCGGAGCCGCGGCCGAGCGTCCGTCCGAGACGACCTCCACGATCTCCATCTCCGGACTCGAGGCCTACGACGCCGAGGCCACGGGCCAGACGCCGATTCCCATGCTCTCCCCGGAGGCGCAGGCGGCCGTCGACGCCCTGCCGCTCGGCTCGGCGCTGCTGGTGGTGCGCCGCGGGCCGAACTCGGGCAGCCGCTTCCTGCTGGACGGCGACCTGACCACGGCCGGACGTCATCCGCAGAGCGACATCTTCCTGGACGACGTGACGGTTTCCCGCCGGCATGTGGAGTTCCGCCGTGGTCCGGACGGCTCGTTCACGGTGGCCGACGTGGGCAGCCTGAACGGTACGTACGTCAACCGTGAGCGCATCGACCAGGTCGCCCTGAACAACGGTGACGAGGTGCAGATCGGCAAGTACCGGCTGGTCTTCTACGCGAGCCAGCGGGGCTACTGA